The Castor canadensis chromosome 8, mCasCan1.hap1v2, whole genome shotgun sequence genome contains a region encoding:
- the Nol7 gene encoding U3 small nucleolar RNA-associated protein NOL7 isoform X1 gives MSLVVSRHAPLVATSGLEVRPSSLVWAMVQLRPRASRIPASAEAMVDEGQPASEEEAEHGVLLGQPSSGAAAEPLEEDEEGDEESDDEAPEELTFASAQAEAREEERRVRETVRRDKTLLKEKRKRREELFVEQKKRKLLPDTVLEQLTTASQTDIKKLPEKLKVNLEKKNEECEKGNTTKKVKVKKVQSVSRDKSYLALRLKDQDLRDARQQAAKAFIHNSLYGPGTNRTTVNKFLSLDNKRLPVKKAAAQFLNNAWGKDMQLNLLNANTIRLQGLALTGCLEVTYKHIGSVP, from the exons ATGTCGCTGGTTGTTTCACGTCACGCTCCGCTCGTGGCTACTTCCGGGTTAGAGGTCAGACCGTCCAGCCTGGTGTGGGCCATGGTGCAGCTAAGACCACGCGCGTCCCGTATTCCCGCATCAGCGGAGGCAATGGTGGATGAGGGCCAGCCGGCCTCAGAAGAGGAGGCGGAGCACGGCGTGCTGCTTGGGCAGCCCAGCAGCGGCGCTGCCGCCGAGCCCCTGGAGGAAGACGAGGAAGGGGACGAGGAGTCTGACGACGAGGCTCCGGAGGAGCTGACTTTCGCCAGCGCCCAGGCGGAAGCGAGAGAGGAGGAGCGGCGAGTGCGGGAGACCGTGCGCAG GGACAAAACGCTcctgaaggagaagaggaagcgACGCGAGGAGCTGTTCGTAGAACAAAAG aaaagaaaactccttCCAGATACTGTTTTAGAGCAGTTAACTACAGCTTCACAGACTGA cATAAAGAAATTGCCAGAAAAGCTGAAAG ttaatttggaaaagaaaaatgaagaatgtgAAAAAGGAAACACGACCAAGAAAGTTAAAGTAAAGAAAGTACAATCtgtcag CCGGGACAAAAGCTACTTGGCACTAAGGCTGAAAGACCAAGATCTGAGAGATGCAAGGCAGCAAGCAGCCAAAGCCTTCATacataattctttgtatggtccaGGAACCAACAGAACTACTG TAAATAAGTTCCTGTCTCTGGACAACAAGAGGTTACCAGTGAAAAAGGCTGCAGCTCAGTTCTTAAATAATGCTTGGG GTAAGGACATGCAGCTGAATTTGTTAAATGCAAATACAATTAGACTCCAAGGATTGGCGCTAACAGGGTGCTTAGAAGTCACCTACAAGCACATTGGGTCTGTACCTTGA
- the Nol7 gene encoding U3 small nucleolar RNA-associated protein NOL7 isoform X3 — translation MSLVVSRHAPLVATSGLEVRPSSLVWAMVQLRPRASRIPASAEAMVDEGQPASEEEAEHGVLLGQPSSGAAAEPLEEDEEGDEESDDEAPEELTFASAQAEAREEERRVRETVRRDKTLLKEKRKRREELFVEQKKRKLLPDTVLEQLTTASQTDIKKLPEKLKVNLEKKNEECEKGNTTKKVKVKKVQSVSRDKSYLALRLKDQDLRDARQQAAKAFIHNSLYGPGTNRTTGKDMQLNLLNANTIRLQGLALTGCLEVTYKHIGSVP, via the exons ATGTCGCTGGTTGTTTCACGTCACGCTCCGCTCGTGGCTACTTCCGGGTTAGAGGTCAGACCGTCCAGCCTGGTGTGGGCCATGGTGCAGCTAAGACCACGCGCGTCCCGTATTCCCGCATCAGCGGAGGCAATGGTGGATGAGGGCCAGCCGGCCTCAGAAGAGGAGGCGGAGCACGGCGTGCTGCTTGGGCAGCCCAGCAGCGGCGCTGCCGCCGAGCCCCTGGAGGAAGACGAGGAAGGGGACGAGGAGTCTGACGACGAGGCTCCGGAGGAGCTGACTTTCGCCAGCGCCCAGGCGGAAGCGAGAGAGGAGGAGCGGCGAGTGCGGGAGACCGTGCGCAG GGACAAAACGCTcctgaaggagaagaggaagcgACGCGAGGAGCTGTTCGTAGAACAAAAG aaaagaaaactccttCCAGATACTGTTTTAGAGCAGTTAACTACAGCTTCACAGACTGA cATAAAGAAATTGCCAGAAAAGCTGAAAG ttaatttggaaaagaaaaatgaagaatgtgAAAAAGGAAACACGACCAAGAAAGTTAAAGTAAAGAAAGTACAATCtgtcag CCGGGACAAAAGCTACTTGGCACTAAGGCTGAAAGACCAAGATCTGAGAGATGCAAGGCAGCAAGCAGCCAAAGCCTTCATacataattctttgtatggtccaGGAACCAACAGAACTACTG GTAAGGACATGCAGCTGAATTTGTTAAATGCAAATACAATTAGACTCCAAGGATTGGCGCTAACAGGGTGCTTAGAAGTCACCTACAAGCACATTGGGTCTGTACCTTGA
- the Nol7 gene encoding U3 small nucleolar RNA-associated protein NOL7 isoform X2, translated as MSLVVSRHAPLVATSGLEVRPSSLVWAMVQLRPRASRIPASAEAMVDEGQPASEEEAEHGVLLGQPSSGAAAEPLEEDEEGDEESDDEAPEELTFASAQAEAREEERRVRETVRRDKTLLKEKRKRREELFVEQKKRKLLPDTVLEQLTTASQTDIKKLPEKLKVNLEKKNEECEKGNTTKKVKVKKVQSVSRDKSYLALRLKDQDLRDARQQAAKAFIHNSLYGPGTNRTTVNKFLSLDNKRLPVKKAAAQFLNNAWGTQKKQNAKRFKQRWMVRKMRTK; from the exons ATGTCGCTGGTTGTTTCACGTCACGCTCCGCTCGTGGCTACTTCCGGGTTAGAGGTCAGACCGTCCAGCCTGGTGTGGGCCATGGTGCAGCTAAGACCACGCGCGTCCCGTATTCCCGCATCAGCGGAGGCAATGGTGGATGAGGGCCAGCCGGCCTCAGAAGAGGAGGCGGAGCACGGCGTGCTGCTTGGGCAGCCCAGCAGCGGCGCTGCCGCCGAGCCCCTGGAGGAAGACGAGGAAGGGGACGAGGAGTCTGACGACGAGGCTCCGGAGGAGCTGACTTTCGCCAGCGCCCAGGCGGAAGCGAGAGAGGAGGAGCGGCGAGTGCGGGAGACCGTGCGCAG GGACAAAACGCTcctgaaggagaagaggaagcgACGCGAGGAGCTGTTCGTAGAACAAAAG aaaagaaaactccttCCAGATACTGTTTTAGAGCAGTTAACTACAGCTTCACAGACTGA cATAAAGAAATTGCCAGAAAAGCTGAAAG ttaatttggaaaagaaaaatgaagaatgtgAAAAAGGAAACACGACCAAGAAAGTTAAAGTAAAGAAAGTACAATCtgtcag CCGGGACAAAAGCTACTTGGCACTAAGGCTGAAAGACCAAGATCTGAGAGATGCAAGGCAGCAAGCAGCCAAAGCCTTCATacataattctttgtatggtccaGGAACCAACAGAACTACTG TAAATAAGTTCCTGTCTCTGGACAACAAGAGGTTACCAGTGAAAAAGGCTGCAGCTCAGTTCTTAAATAATGCTTGGG GAACCCAGAAAAAGCAAAATGCCAAGAGGTTTAAGCAGCGGTGGATGGTCAGAAAGATGAGAACTAAGTAA